In the genome of Sphingomonas naphthae, one region contains:
- a CDS encoding OmpA family protein — protein MRKLAIVAVLASTALASPALAKDGAWYVGVEGGAVLVEKIPFDINTTNNAAKAKQKYGYDVGGYVGYDFGMFRVEGETAYKRTRMDQYTSATATPTPGAGPVPAGVYDFAGGKTSALSFMLNGLLDFGDEGISGYVGGGAGVARVKYSDYKLSGPNPFLSDSDTRFAWQALAGVNVPVTTNIDLGIRYRFFNVPNVKMVSVAGNAFESRFRSHSLLGTLTYNFGEPAAPPPPPPPPPPPPPPPPPPPPPPPPVTPGPFIVFFDWDKSNITPEAASILDNAAQAYATTGQASVVLAGHADKSGSDQYNVGLSQRRADSVKSYLAGKGIPESALSTEAFGESRPLVETADGVREPQNRRVEITFGAGSGQ, from the coding sequence ATGCGTAAGCTCGCCATTGTGGCCGTGCTCGCTTCGACCGCGCTGGCTTCGCCGGCGTTGGCGAAGGACGGCGCCTGGTATGTCGGTGTCGAGGGCGGTGCCGTTCTCGTCGAAAAGATTCCGTTCGACATCAACACGACGAACAACGCCGCCAAGGCGAAGCAGAAGTATGGCTATGACGTGGGCGGCTACGTCGGCTACGACTTCGGCATGTTCCGCGTCGAGGGTGAGACCGCCTACAAGCGCACCCGCATGGACCAGTACACCTCGGCGACGGCTACGCCGACCCCGGGCGCTGGCCCGGTTCCGGCCGGCGTCTATGACTTCGCCGGCGGTAAGACCTCGGCGCTCAGCTTCATGCTGAACGGCCTGCTCGACTTCGGCGACGAAGGCATCTCGGGCTACGTCGGCGGTGGTGCCGGTGTGGCGCGCGTCAAGTATTCGGACTACAAGCTCTCCGGCCCGAACCCCTTCCTCAGCGACAGCGACACCCGCTTCGCGTGGCAGGCCCTCGCCGGCGTGAACGTTCCGGTCACGACGAACATCGATCTCGGCATCCGCTATCGCTTCTTCAACGTCCCGAACGTGAAGATGGTGTCGGTCGCCGGCAACGCGTTCGAATCGCGCTTCCGCTCGCACAGCCTGCTCGGCACGCTGACCTACAACTTCGGCGAACCGGCTGCTCCGCCGCCGCCGCCGCCTCCCCCGCCGCCGCCGCCGCCTCCCCCGCCGCCGCCGCCGCCGCCGCCCCCGCCGGTGACCCCGGGGCCGTTCATCGTGTTCTTCGACTGGGATAAGTCGAACATCACGCCGGAGGCCGCTTCGATCCTCGACAACGCCGCGCAGGCTTATGCGACCACGGGCCAGGCCTCGGTCGTTCTCGCCGGCCACGCCGACAAGTCGGGTTCGGACCAGTACAACGTGGGTCTCTCGCAGCGTCGTGCCGACTCTGTGAAGTCCTACCTGGCTGGCAAGGGCATCCCCGAGAGCGCGCTCTCGACCGAAGCGTTCGGCGAAAGCCGCCCGCTGGTCGAAACCGCCGACGGTGTGCGCGAGCCGCAGAACCGCCGCGTGGAAATCACCTTCGGCGCTGGCTCGGGCCAGTAA
- a CDS encoding hemolysin family protein gives MPDAMHPFPWGDLAIIIALIVLNGVFSMSELAIVSARKPRLEAMGRGRNGAGARAALLLAADPGKFFSTVQIGITLVGILAGAYSGASLGGPVGERLAWAGVPAASAPEIGFVLVIALTTYLTLIIGELVPKQIALRSPEPIAALVAIPMTWLARITLPFVWLLDKSSGLMFRLIGLSRESENKVTAEELHLVVAEASSAGVIEESERAIISGVVRLADRPVREVMTPRTEVCWIDADADEATVRETLAKLPHSRMPVAEGSVDALIGVVQARDIVAAQIEGRPLDMRALMRPAPIVPDQMDAMDVLTVLREADVPMAFVHDEYGHFDGLVAPADLLAAIAGVFASDNDDDTDPPLVEREDGSWLVSGSLPADVLADRLGLTLPEDRDYATVAGFALSVLRHLPKVGEIFRFGAWRFEVVDMDGRKIDKLLATERKGRRE, from the coding sequence ATGCCCGACGCCATGCATCCTTTCCCCTGGGGCGACCTCGCCATCATCATCGCGTTGATCGTGCTGAATGGCGTCTTCTCGATGTCCGAACTCGCGATCGTCTCGGCGCGCAAGCCGCGGCTGGAGGCGATGGGGCGTGGGCGGAACGGGGCGGGGGCGCGGGCGGCGCTGCTGCTGGCGGCGGATCCGGGCAAATTCTTCTCCACGGTGCAGATCGGCATCACCCTCGTCGGCATCCTGGCGGGCGCCTATTCGGGCGCGAGCCTGGGCGGGCCGGTGGGCGAGCGGCTGGCCTGGGCGGGCGTGCCGGCGGCGTCGGCGCCCGAAATCGGCTTCGTGCTGGTGATCGCGCTGACGACCTATCTGACGCTCATCATCGGCGAGCTGGTGCCCAAGCAGATCGCGCTCAGGAGCCCCGAGCCGATCGCGGCGCTGGTGGCGATCCCGATGACATGGCTGGCGCGGATCACGCTGCCGTTCGTGTGGCTGCTCGATAAATCGAGCGGGCTGATGTTCCGCCTGATCGGCCTGAGCCGCGAATCCGAAAATAAGGTGACGGCCGAGGAGCTGCATCTGGTGGTCGCCGAAGCCTCGTCGGCGGGCGTGATCGAGGAGAGCGAGCGCGCGATCATCTCGGGCGTGGTGCGGCTGGCCGACCGGCCGGTGCGCGAGGTGATGACGCCGCGCACCGAAGTCTGCTGGATCGATGCCGACGCCGACGAGGCGACGGTGCGCGAGACGCTGGCCAAGCTGCCGCACAGCCGGATGCCGGTCGCCGAAGGATCGGTCGACGCGCTGATCGGCGTGGTGCAGGCGCGCGATATCGTCGCGGCACAGATCGAGGGCCGGCCGCTCGACATGCGCGCGCTGATGCGCCCGGCGCCGATCGTGCCCGACCAGATGGACGCGATGGACGTGCTGACGGTGCTGCGCGAGGCGGACGTGCCGATGGCGTTCGTGCACGACGAATATGGCCATTTCGACGGGCTGGTGGCGCCGGCCGACCTGCTCGCGGCGATCGCGGGCGTGTTCGCGTCGGACAATGACGACGATACCGATCCGCCGCTGGTGGAACGCGAGGACGGCAGCTGGCTGGTCTCGGGATCGCTGCCCGCCGACGTGCTGGCCGACCGGCTGGGGCTGACGCTGCCCGAGGATCGCGATTATGCGACGGTCGCGGGCTTCGCGCTGTCGGTGCTGCGTCATCTGCCGAAGGTGGGCGAGATCTTCCGCTTCGGCGCATGGCGCTTCGAGGTGGTCGACATGGACGGGCGCAAGATCGACAAATTGCTGGCCACCGAGCGCAAGGGGCGGCGGGAGTAA
- a CDS encoding DMT family transporter yields MAWLFLLIGGLFEVGFTTCLRFVDGFRNIPWTLGFLGSLAMSMGLVWFASRTIPLGTAYAVWTGVGAAGTVMVGILWFGEPASAMRLALIAVLIGSIVGLKLLG; encoded by the coding sequence ATGGCTTGGCTTTTCCTCCTCATCGGTGGCCTGTTCGAAGTGGGCTTCACCACCTGCCTGCGCTTCGTCGATGGCTTTCGGAACATCCCCTGGACGCTCGGCTTCCTGGGTTCGCTGGCGATGTCGATGGGGCTGGTGTGGTTCGCCTCGCGCACGATCCCGCTGGGCACGGCCTATGCGGTGTGGACCGGCGTGGGCGCGGCCGGCACCGTGATGGTCGGAATCCTGTGGTTCGGTGAGCCCGCGTCGGCGATGCGGCTGGCGCTGATCGCGGTACTGATCGGATCAATCGTGGGGCTGAAGCTGCTCGGCTGA
- a CDS encoding helicase HerA-like domain-containing protein yields MSDGIFVGTTASGERETLTLKRANRHGLIAGATGTGKTVTLQGIVEGFSAVGVPVFVADVKGDLSGLAMAGSPTAPIHATLAARAAEIGDGDWHYADNPVVFWDLYGEQGHPIRTTVSEMGPLMLARLMNLTDVQEGVLTVAFKLADDEGLLLLDMEDLQALLAHVAGRASELQARYGNITKASVGTIQRQLLQLESQGGALFFGEPALDIHDMLTLDDQGRGAVNILAADKLMAAPKLYSTFLLWLLSELFETLPEVGDPEKPKLVFFFDEAHLLFDDAPPALLDKIEQVVRLIRSKGVGVYFVTQNPIDIPEDVAGQLGNRVQHALRAFTPRDQKAIRAAAETFRAGDVNVVTAITELKVGEALVSLLQADGAPSPVARTLIKAPASRVGPLTPKERALLRSLSPLDGKYETAIDRESAAEVLAAKAGDSAAAASKAKLEAETAKAQAEAAKALARQEALDERSRLAAQREADRAAAAQARAEERARVAAAREAAKPTLTEKMIQSASRAAASSIGRQVAGQLGSQLVRGILGGLFKR; encoded by the coding sequence ATGAGCGACGGCATCTTCGTGGGCACCACCGCCAGCGGCGAGCGCGAGACGCTCACCCTGAAGCGCGCCAACCGTCACGGCCTGATCGCGGGCGCCACCGGCACCGGCAAGACCGTCACCCTGCAAGGCATCGTCGAGGGCTTTTCCGCGGTCGGCGTGCCGGTGTTCGTCGCCGACGTGAAGGGCGATCTCTCGGGCCTCGCCATGGCAGGCTCCCCCACCGCGCCGATCCACGCCACGCTCGCCGCGCGCGCCGCCGAGATCGGTGACGGCGACTGGCATTATGCCGACAATCCCGTCGTCTTCTGGGATCTCTACGGCGAGCAGGGCCACCCGATCCGCACCACCGTCTCCGAAATGGGGCCGCTGATGCTGGCGCGGCTGATGAACCTCACCGATGTGCAGGAAGGCGTCCTCACCGTCGCCTTCAAGCTGGCCGACGACGAGGGGCTGCTGCTGCTCGACATGGAGGATCTGCAAGCCCTGCTGGCCCATGTCGCGGGCCGCGCCAGCGAATTGCAGGCGCGCTACGGCAATATCACCAAGGCCAGCGTCGGCACGATCCAGCGCCAGCTGCTCCAGCTGGAATCGCAGGGCGGGGCGCTCTTCTTCGGCGAGCCCGCGCTCGACATCCACGACATGCTGACGCTCGACGACCAGGGGCGCGGCGCGGTCAACATCCTCGCCGCCGACAAATTGATGGCGGCGCCCAAGCTCTATTCCACCTTCCTTCTGTGGCTGCTCTCCGAACTGTTCGAGACCTTGCCCGAGGTGGGCGACCCCGAGAAACCCAAGCTCGTCTTCTTCTTCGACGAAGCCCATCTGCTGTTCGACGACGCGCCCCCGGCGCTGCTCGACAAGATCGAACAGGTCGTGCGGCTGATCCGGTCGAAGGGCGTCGGCGTCTATTTCGTCACCCAGAACCCGATCGACATTCCCGAGGATGTCGCCGGCCAGCTCGGCAACCGGGTGCAGCACGCCCTGCGCGCCTTCACCCCGCGCGATCAGAAAGCGATCCGCGCCGCCGCCGAGACCTTCCGCGCGGGCGATGTGAACGTCGTCACCGCCATCACCGAGCTGAAGGTGGGCGAGGCGCTCGTCTCGCTGCTCCAGGCCGACGGCGCGCCCTCGCCCGTCGCCCGCACGCTCATCAAGGCGCCCGCCTCGCGGGTCGGCCCGCTGACCCCCAAGGAGCGTGCGCTGCTCCGCTCGCTCTCCCCGCTCGACGGCAAGTACGAAACCGCGATCGATCGCGAATCCGCCGCCGAAGTCCTCGCCGCCAAGGCCGGCGACAGCGCCGCCGCCGCGAGCAAGGCGAAGCTGGAAGCCGAAACCGCCAAGGCCCAGGCCGAGGCCGCCAAGGCGCTCGCCCGGCAGGAAGCGCTCGACGAACGCAGCCGCCTCGCCGCGCAGAGGGAAGCCGATCGCGCCGCCGCCGCCCAGGCCCGTGCCGAGGAACGCGCCCGCGTGGCGGCCGCGCGCGAGGCCGCCAAGCCTACGCTCACCGAAAAGATGATCCAGTCCGCCAGCCGCGCCGCCGCCTCGTCGATCGGCCGTCAGGTGGCGGGGCAGCTCGGCAGCCAGCTGGTGCGGGGCATTCTGGGTGGGCTGTTCAAACGCTAA